In one Chitinophaga sancti genomic region, the following are encoded:
- a CDS encoding YraN family protein has product MFTHLDLGKKGEEIAQAHFLAQDYIILCTNWKMGRREIDLIVRKEECLVFVEVKTLISDLWGYPEKNVTPAKIRAIQAVADGYMNRMKILPKRIRFDIVSITFRKDGSHELVHFEDCF; this is encoded by the coding sequence ATGTTCACCCATCTTGATTTAGGTAAAAAAGGCGAGGAAATTGCACAGGCGCATTTTTTAGCGCAGGATTATATCATTTTGTGTACCAACTGGAAGATGGGGCGCAGGGAGATTGATTTGATTGTGCGGAAAGAGGAGTGTTTGGTATTTGTGGAGGTAAAGACACTGATCTCTGATTTATGGGGGTACCCTGAGAAGAATGTGACACCGGCAAAAATAAGGGCCATACAGGCGGTGGCAGATGGCTATATGAACAGAATGAAAATCTTACCTAAAAGGATTCGTTTTGATATTGTTTCCATTACGTTCAGGAAGGATGGGAGCCATGAATTGGTGCATTTCGAAGACTGCTTTTAA
- the manA gene encoding mannose-6-phosphate isomerase, class I, producing MSDKKLFRLVGKVQNYAWGGFHYIPALLGIPETNNPSAEYWMGAHQSAPSKIDTDGQTTALDQLIKADPTAALGQKVWDRFGELPFLFKILDVKDMLSIQVHPTKVEAEKGFARENEAGIPLNASHRNYKDANHKPEIMVALSEFWLLHGFLPEDKLKKVLTTVPEFASLAPIFEKDGYYGLYKAVMELPQEEVNKFLRPLAERVLPAYQAGTLHKSDPAFWTGRAIANDPQGLDRLDRGIFSIYFFNIMEVHEGEAVFQDAGIPHAYLEGQNVELMANSDNVLRGGLTPKHIDVPELLKHTRFEAVHPKILKGDAVKGGLESIYASPAPDFVVSRIELKAGQKYDHTSTSTEILLVLQGSATVTGEGGVNLPVAKGQSVAALYNASYQIESKDEVVIYKAGVPA from the coding sequence ATGAGTGATAAGAAACTATTCAGGCTGGTAGGTAAGGTTCAAAATTATGCATGGGGTGGTTTCCATTATATCCCGGCACTCCTGGGCATCCCCGAAACAAACAATCCCAGCGCAGAATACTGGATGGGTGCACACCAGAGTGCCCCTTCTAAAATCGACACCGATGGTCAGACCACTGCACTCGACCAACTGATCAAAGCTGATCCTACCGCGGCCCTCGGTCAGAAAGTATGGGATCGCTTCGGCGAACTGCCTTTCCTGTTTAAGATCCTCGATGTAAAAGACATGTTGTCTATCCAGGTGCACCCTACAAAAGTAGAAGCTGAAAAAGGATTTGCCCGCGAGAATGAAGCTGGCATCCCGCTGAATGCATCACATCGTAATTATAAAGATGCCAACCATAAGCCGGAGATCATGGTAGCCCTCAGCGAATTCTGGCTGCTCCATGGCTTCCTGCCTGAAGATAAACTGAAAAAAGTACTCACAACCGTTCCTGAATTTGCCAGCCTGGCACCTATCTTCGAAAAAGATGGTTACTATGGCCTGTACAAAGCAGTGATGGAACTGCCACAGGAAGAAGTGAATAAATTCCTTCGTCCGCTGGCGGAAAGAGTACTGCCTGCTTACCAGGCGGGTACCCTGCACAAGTCAGATCCGGCCTTCTGGACTGGTCGTGCAATCGCGAACGATCCACAGGGCCTCGACAGACTGGATAGAGGGATCTTCTCCATCTATTTCTTTAATATTATGGAAGTACATGAAGGTGAGGCTGTATTCCAGGATGCTGGTATCCCACATGCCTATCTCGAAGGCCAGAATGTGGAACTGATGGCAAACTCTGACAACGTTTTACGCGGTGGCCTTACCCCTAAGCATATCGATGTACCAGAATTGCTGAAACATACCCGTTTCGAAGCTGTACATCCAAAAATCCTGAAAGGAGATGCTGTAAAAGGTGGCCTGGAAAGCATTTATGCCTCACCTGCACCTGATTTTGTAGTAAGCCGTATTGAGCTGAAAGCGGGTCAGAAATATGACCATACCAGCACTTCTACAGAAATTCTGCTGGTACTCCAGGGTAGTGCTACAGTGACAGGCGAAGGAGGTGTAAACCTGCCGGTAGCGAAAGGACAATCTGTGGCAGCGCTGTATAATGCAAGCTACCAGATTGAATCTAAGGATGAAGTTGTTATTTATAAAGCGGGGGTTCCTGCTTAA
- the purB gene encoding adenylosuccinate lyase, with amino-acid sequence MQLQSLTAISPLDGRYRKQLEELAPYFSEFALIRYRVLVEIEYFIALSEQKLFSLPKNQVPALRKIYQEFTVENAQLIKDTEKVTNHDVKAVEYFVKNELKGLGLEDKLEWVHFGLTSQDVNNTATPLFWKEAIEHVYMPAIANLILGLKKLGKQWMKIPMLARTHGQPASPTILGKEILVFAERLAGQVKLLGDIPFAAKFGGATGNFNAHHVAFPKINWEKFGDKFVNNTLGLQRMKYTTQIEHYDNIAAQFDTLKRINTILIDFSRDIWQYISMDYFKQKIKANEVGSSAMPHKVNPIDFENAEGNLGLANALFEHLSAKLPISRLQRDLTDSTVLRNVGVPFSHSILALKSLAKGMEKLILNEAKLHDDLENNWAVVAEAIQTVLRRENFPQPYEALKALTRGGDQITQKTMHKFIDGLKISASLKKELKAITPHNYTGIW; translated from the coding sequence ATGCAATTACAATCATTGACCGCCATTTCCCCGCTGGATGGGCGTTATCGCAAACAACTGGAAGAACTGGCCCCTTATTTTTCTGAATTTGCCCTGATCCGCTACCGCGTATTGGTAGAGATTGAATACTTCATCGCCCTCTCCGAGCAGAAGTTGTTCAGCCTCCCCAAGAACCAGGTACCGGCCCTCCGCAAAATTTATCAGGAATTTACGGTAGAAAATGCCCAGCTGATCAAGGATACAGAGAAAGTGACGAATCATGATGTAAAAGCTGTAGAATACTTTGTTAAGAACGAACTGAAAGGCCTTGGCCTGGAAGATAAACTGGAATGGGTGCATTTCGGGCTGACCTCCCAGGACGTAAATAATACCGCTACCCCATTATTCTGGAAAGAAGCGATCGAGCATGTATATATGCCGGCTATTGCTAACCTGATCCTGGGCCTGAAGAAATTAGGCAAACAATGGATGAAGATCCCCATGCTGGCACGTACCCACGGTCAGCCGGCCTCTCCAACCATCCTGGGCAAGGAGATCCTGGTATTTGCAGAAAGACTGGCAGGCCAGGTGAAACTGCTGGGCGATATTCCTTTTGCGGCTAAATTCGGTGGGGCTACCGGTAACTTCAATGCGCATCACGTAGCATTTCCTAAGATCAACTGGGAGAAGTTCGGTGACAAGTTCGTGAACAATACCCTGGGCTTACAGCGTATGAAATACACCACCCAGATCGAACATTACGACAACATTGCTGCGCAATTCGATACCTTAAAACGTATCAATACCATCCTGATAGATTTCAGCCGCGACATCTGGCAGTATATCTCTATGGATTATTTCAAACAAAAGATCAAGGCAAATGAAGTAGGTTCTTCTGCCATGCCGCACAAAGTGAACCCGATCGATTTCGAAAATGCGGAAGGTAACCTGGGCCTGGCAAATGCACTGTTTGAGCACCTGAGTGCAAAACTGCCTATTTCCCGCCTACAGCGTGACCTCACTGACTCTACTGTCTTGAGAAATGTGGGCGTTCCATTCAGCCATTCTATCCTCGCACTGAAATCACTGGCGAAAGGAATGGAAAAGCTGATCCTGAACGAAGCGAAACTGCATGATGACCTGGAAAATAACTGGGCCGTAGTAGCAGAAGCGATTCAGACCGTGCTGCGCAGGGAGAATTTCCCACAGCCTTACGAGGCGCTGAAAGCGCTGACGCGTGGTGGAGATCAGATTACGCAGAAGACAATGCATAAATTCATCGATGGATTGAAGATTAGTGCAAGTCTGAAGAAAGAACTGAAGGCGATTACGCCACATAATTATACAGGTATCTGGTAG
- the lepA gene encoding translation elongation factor 4: MKNIRNFCIIAHIDHGKSTLADRLLEHTKTISERDMQAQVLDDMDLEREKGITIKSHAIQMNYTFKGEQYVFNLIDTPGHVDFSYEVSRALAACEGALLLVDAAQGIQAQTISNLYLALENDLEIIPVINKIDMEGAMIPEVKDQIIELIGCKEDEILLASGKTGIGIEEILEAIVTRIPAPKGDQEAPLQALIFDSVFNSFRGIIAYYRIYNGIIKKGEKIRFVNTGQEYFADEVGVLKLGLSPQKEVKTGDVGYIITGIKNAKEVKVGDTITSMANPSLDAIKGFEEVKPMVFAGIFPVNTEDFEELRDCMEKLQLNDASLTFELETSQALGFGFRCGFLGMLHMEIIQERLEREFNQTVITTVPNVSFIAYTTRQEVVLVNNPSEMPDPSRIERIEEPWIRAQIITKPDYIGNIMTLCLGKRGLLINQSYLTPTRVELIFEMPLTEIVFDFYDKLKSQTRGYASFDYSPIGMRDSDIAKMDILLNGDKVDALSALIHRSRAQDFGRKLCEKLRELLPRQQFMIAIQAAIGAKILARETISAMRKDVTAKCYGGDISRKRKLLEKQKEGKKRMRQIGNVEVPQEAFLAVLKLDE, from the coding sequence ATGAAGAATATCAGGAATTTTTGCATCATTGCGCACATTGACCACGGTAAAAGTACATTGGCCGACAGGCTATTAGAGCATACCAAGACCATTTCTGAAAGGGATATGCAGGCGCAGGTCCTCGATGATATGGATCTCGAAAGAGAAAAGGGTATTACTATTAAGAGCCATGCCATCCAGATGAACTATACGTTCAAGGGTGAACAATATGTATTTAACCTCATTGATACCCCCGGTCACGTGGACTTCTCTTACGAAGTATCCCGCGCACTGGCTGCCTGCGAAGGTGCACTGCTGCTCGTAGACGCTGCCCAGGGTATTCAGGCACAGACCATTTCCAACCTGTACCTGGCACTGGAAAACGACCTGGAAATCATCCCGGTTATCAATAAAATCGATATGGAAGGGGCTATGATCCCCGAAGTAAAGGACCAGATCATCGAACTGATCGGCTGTAAGGAAGATGAGATCCTCCTGGCCTCCGGTAAGACCGGTATCGGTATCGAAGAGATCCTGGAAGCGATCGTAACCCGCATTCCTGCTCCAAAAGGTGACCAGGAAGCACCATTACAGGCGCTGATCTTCGATAGCGTTTTCAACTCCTTCCGCGGTATCATCGCTTATTACAGAATTTATAACGGTATCATCAAAAAAGGTGAGAAAATCCGTTTCGTAAATACCGGTCAGGAATACTTTGCCGACGAGGTGGGTGTACTGAAACTGGGCCTTTCCCCTCAGAAAGAAGTGAAAACCGGTGACGTAGGTTACATCATCACCGGGATCAAGAACGCCAAAGAGGTAAAGGTGGGTGATACCATCACCAGCATGGCCAACCCTTCCCTGGATGCTATCAAAGGTTTCGAGGAAGTAAAGCCAATGGTATTTGCCGGTATCTTCCCGGTGAACACCGAAGATTTCGAAGAGCTTCGTGACTGTATGGAAAAACTCCAGCTGAACGATGCCTCCCTCACTTTCGAACTGGAAACATCCCAGGCCCTGGGCTTTGGCTTCCGATGCGGATTCCTGGGCATGCTGCACATGGAAATCATCCAGGAAAGACTGGAAAGGGAGTTTAACCAAACGGTGATCACCACTGTACCGAACGTAAGCTTTATTGCTTATACCACCCGTCAGGAGGTCGTACTGGTAAACAACCCTTCCGAAATGCCTGATCCAAGCCGTATCGAGAGAATCGAGGAGCCATGGATCCGTGCACAGATCATTACAAAACCAGATTATATCGGTAATATCATGACCCTTTGCCTGGGCAAGAGAGGACTGCTCATCAACCAGAGCTACCTGACACCTACCCGTGTGGAGCTGATCTTCGAAATGCCGCTGACCGAAATCGTGTTTGACTTCTATGATAAACTGAAGAGCCAGACCCGTGGTTATGCATCATTCGACTATTCTCCGATCGGTATGAGAGATTCTGATATTGCGAAGATGGATATTCTGCTGAATGGCGATAAGGTGGATGCACTGAGTGCGTTGATTCACCGCAGCCGTGCGCAGGACTTTGGACGTAAATTGTGTGAAAAGCTGAGAGAATTGCTGCCCCGTCAGCAGTTTATGATCGCGATCCAGGCGGCTATTGGTGCGAAGATCCTGGCGCGTGAAACCATCAGTGCAATGCGTAAAGATGTGACCGCGAAGTGTTATGGTGGTGATATCTCACGTAAGCGTAAACTGCTGGAGAAACAGAAAGAAGGTAAGAAGAGAATGAGGCAGATCGGAAACGTGGAGGTGCCACAGGAAGCGTTCCTGGCGGTACTGAAACTGGACGAATAG
- a CDS encoding YihY/virulence factor BrkB family protein, which yields MSRDFFSTFRTAFRTLQSNDPLRLAGATAFFASFALPPILLILLQVMGLLFDRKHLGKQLFQRLGELVGTDSAEQVIVTLRGFRNLGKTWPVATLLFIFLLFVATTLLKVIRSSLNQLWQIRLSEREGFVLSLMGRLRSLIVIGAAGILFLASVFTESAHAFLGTYIHDVFPNADLIFNELFAQLVSLAIVTAWFTVLFRYLPDARPDWKVAFSGAFLTGILFSIGKFMLRRLLYGGNIGILYGASASAVLLMLFIFYSSIIFYYGAAFTKAWSEFKQRPMQPLRNATFYELADVEA from the coding sequence ATGTCAAGAGACTTTTTCAGCACATTCCGGACTGCTTTCCGGACATTACAAAGCAACGACCCACTTAGGCTGGCAGGCGCTACCGCCTTCTTTGCCAGTTTTGCGCTACCTCCGATTTTGTTGATATTATTGCAGGTCATGGGCCTGTTATTTGACCGTAAACATCTGGGTAAGCAATTATTTCAGCGACTTGGTGAGCTGGTAGGTACGGATAGTGCAGAGCAGGTGATCGTGACGCTGAGAGGGTTCCGCAACCTGGGTAAAACCTGGCCGGTGGCGACATTGCTGTTTATCTTCCTGTTGTTTGTAGCAACGACCTTATTAAAAGTGATCCGCAGTTCCCTCAATCAATTATGGCAGATCCGGTTGTCGGAGCGGGAGGGATTTGTATTATCCCTGATGGGACGGCTGCGCTCCCTGATTGTGATCGGGGCGGCAGGTATCCTATTCCTGGCCAGTGTGTTTACAGAAAGTGCCCATGCTTTCCTGGGTACTTATATTCACGACGTCTTTCCTAATGCTGACCTGATTTTCAACGAATTGTTTGCGCAGCTGGTATCGCTGGCTATCGTGACAGCCTGGTTTACAGTATTGTTCCGTTACCTGCCTGATGCAAGGCCTGACTGGAAAGTAGCGTTTTCAGGGGCATTCCTGACAGGTATCCTATTCAGTATTGGCAAATTTATGCTGAGACGCTTACTATATGGGGGCAATATAGGTATCCTATACGGAGCCTCTGCTTCGGCAGTGTTGCTGATGCTGTTTATCTTTTACAGTTCGATTATCTTTTATTACGGGGCAGCGTTTACAAAGGCCTGGAGTGAATTCAAACAACGACCAATGCAGCCTTTGCGGAATGCAACGTTTTACGAACTTGCAGATGTAGAAGCGTGA
- a CDS encoding VIT1/CCC1 transporter family protein: MSENIKAIRSTGWKTDFIIGFPEGLLLLLFTTFLSHDLDITVQRFYTINTMIWLIGSLLVMITAYYANKGDTQHDVGTLSAEERRKLEDLEIGHHIIADIASEMEKDANDWENTLQEEQVAVTHFNLGRALLSAVTTGIFFLVGGILPLLPYLKNENFYRAAQNSVTCCFVLMVIFSFIKSRMTSQPALPMILRNIGYTGAVYLGAWIMAMIFR; encoded by the coding sequence ATGTCCGAAAATATTAAAGCTATCCGAAGTACCGGCTGGAAGACAGATTTCATCATAGGCTTTCCGGAAGGCCTGCTGCTGTTGTTGTTCACCACCTTCCTGTCACACGACCTGGACATCACAGTTCAGCGGTTCTATACCATCAATACCATGATCTGGCTCATAGGCAGCCTGCTGGTCATGATCACCGCTTACTATGCCAACAAAGGCGATACCCAGCATGATGTGGGAACACTTTCTGCCGAAGAACGCCGGAAACTGGAAGACCTGGAAATAGGGCATCACATCATCGCCGATATTGCCAGCGAAATGGAGAAAGATGCTAATGACTGGGAAAATACGTTACAGGAAGAACAGGTGGCAGTGACCCATTTCAATCTGGGCCGTGCACTGCTGAGTGCAGTAACTACAGGGATCTTTTTCCTGGTGGGAGGCATTCTGCCATTACTCCCTTATCTCAAAAATGAGAATTTCTACCGGGCCGCACAGAATAGTGTAACATGCTGTTTTGTGCTGATGGTCATATTCAGCTTTATAAAATCCAGGATGACCAGCCAGCCGGCATTACCAATGATATTGAGAAATATCGGGTATACAGGAGCCGTCTATTTGGGTGCCTGGATCATGGCGATGATCTTTCGTTAA
- a CDS encoding S9 family peptidase, producing MRKFRYTNLFLVLACLTATTAVAQPGQSTKWSRDGQYIYQPSISSIVAVKLSDGSQTEKVPGRLLTQGNYQIRIRDFDFSADEKKLLVYANAERVWRYDTRGDYYVLDLSNNNLKKIGADLPPSSLMFAKFSPDATQVAYVSGHNLYVEDLATGKRKALTTDGTRRLINGTFDWAYEEEFGCRDGFRWSPDSKSIAYWQIDATRIRDFLMIDNTDSIYSYTVPVEYPKAGESPSACRVGVVDIATAKTTWLQVPGDAQQHYIPRMEWVPGKNDLILQQLNRKQNESILFLANAATGKATSFYKETDSAWIDVKSRWDERDISGWDFLANGQSFVWVSEKDGWRHLYTVDMKGKEQLITPGNYDVINLLKVDEAHKVAYILASPDDATQQYLYKVSLDGKGKPERISPLSEPGTHGYEISPDAQYALHDFSNHYYRNQQEIVKLATHKTGEGEQIYKDIISSRRIQKQEFFNVTTVDGVTMTGWMAKPNNFDSTKKYPVVFYVYGEPAGATTLDQYGAGYNHLYNGDMAADGYIYVSLDNRGTPQPKGRTWRKAIYRKVGILNARDQAMGAKELFREHSYMDTSRVAVWGWSGGGSMTLNLMFQYPEIYKTGIAIAAVGNQLTYDNIYQERYMGLPAENREDFVKGSPITYAKNLRGNLLYVHGTGDDNVHYQNAEMLLNELIKYNKIFQFMAYPNRTHGISEGEGTRRHLANLYTNYLKEHCAPGAR from the coding sequence ATGCGCAAATTTCGTTACACAAATCTATTCCTGGTGCTGGCTTGCCTCACTGCCACCACAGCAGTAGCGCAGCCCGGGCAATCAACAAAATGGAGCCGTGACGGGCAATATATTTATCAGCCATCTATCAGTTCTATCGTTGCGGTAAAGCTCTCGGATGGTTCCCAAACAGAAAAAGTTCCAGGCAGGTTATTGACCCAGGGTAATTACCAGATCAGGATCCGCGACTTTGACTTCTCTGCTGACGAAAAGAAACTCCTTGTGTATGCCAACGCTGAACGTGTATGGCGCTACGATACCCGCGGGGATTATTATGTACTGGATCTCAGTAATAATAACCTGAAGAAAATCGGTGCAGACCTGCCGCCATCTTCCCTCATGTTTGCCAAGTTTTCGCCCGATGCCACACAGGTAGCTTACGTAAGCGGGCATAACCTCTACGTGGAGGATCTGGCTACCGGCAAGCGCAAGGCCCTGACTACAGACGGTACCCGCCGCCTCATCAACGGTACTTTCGACTGGGCCTATGAAGAAGAATTCGGTTGCCGCGATGGCTTCCGCTGGAGCCCTGATAGCAAGTCTATCGCCTACTGGCAGATCGATGCCACCAGGATCAGAGACTTCCTCATGATCGACAACACTGACTCTATCTATTCTTACACTGTTCCGGTAGAATATCCGAAAGCAGGTGAAAGCCCTTCTGCCTGTCGTGTGGGCGTAGTAGATATCGCTACTGCCAAGACCACCTGGCTGCAGGTTCCCGGCGATGCACAGCAACACTACATTCCCCGCATGGAATGGGTACCTGGCAAAAATGACCTCATCCTGCAACAGCTAAACCGCAAGCAGAATGAAAGTATCCTTTTCCTCGCGAACGCTGCTACCGGCAAAGCCACTTCCTTTTATAAAGAAACAGACTCCGCCTGGATCGACGTGAAATCCCGCTGGGATGAACGCGATATCAGTGGCTGGGATTTTCTTGCCAACGGACAGTCATTCGTTTGGGTAAGTGAAAAAGACGGCTGGCGTCATCTCTATACCGTAGATATGAAAGGGAAGGAGCAGTTGATCACGCCAGGTAACTACGATGTAATCAACCTGCTGAAAGTAGACGAAGCACACAAAGTAGCTTACATCCTCGCTTCACCGGACGATGCTACCCAGCAATATCTTTACAAGGTTTCCCTGGATGGTAAAGGCAAGCCGGAGCGCATCTCTCCGCTGTCAGAACCAGGTACACATGGCTACGAAATTTCTCCGGATGCACAGTATGCACTGCATGATTTCTCTAACCACTACTACCGCAATCAGCAGGAAATAGTGAAGCTCGCTACACACAAAACCGGCGAGGGAGAGCAGATCTATAAAGACATTATCAGTTCCCGCCGTATCCAGAAACAGGAGTTCTTTAATGTAACGACTGTAGATGGTGTAACGATGACAGGCTGGATGGCGAAGCCTAACAACTTTGACTCTACGAAGAAATACCCTGTTGTATTCTATGTATATGGTGAGCCGGCCGGTGCTACCACGCTGGATCAATACGGTGCAGGTTACAACCACCTGTACAATGGCGATATGGCAGCAGATGGTTACATCTATGTTTCCCTGGATAACAGAGGTACACCACAACCTAAAGGCAGAACATGGCGCAAGGCGATCTATCGTAAGGTAGGTATTCTGAATGCACGTGACCAGGCAATGGGGGCGAAGGAGCTGTTCAGAGAACACAGTTATATGGATACTTCCCGTGTAGCCGTATGGGGTTGGAGCGGCGGCGGTTCTATGACACTGAACCTGATGTTCCAGTATCCTGAAATATACAAGACAGGTATTGCAATTGCTGCCGTTGGTAACCAGCTGACCTATGATAATATTTACCAGGAACGGTACATGGGATTGCCAGCGGAAAACAGGGAGGATTTTGTGAAAGGATCACCAATCACTTATGCGAAGAACCTGCGAGGGAACCTCTTATATGTACATGGTACAGGTGATGATAATGTACATTATCAGAATGCGGAAATGCTGCTGAATGAGCTGATCAAATATAACAAGATCTTCCAGTTCATGGCTTATCCGAACCGTACGCATGGTATCAGTGAAGGCGAAGGTACCAGGAGACATTTAGCTAATTTGTATACTAATTATTTGAAAGAGCATTGTGCGCCGGGTGCCAGGTAA
- the rocD gene encoding ornithine--oxo-acid transaminase yields the protein MLQSFKISEKTRHYLELEEQYGAHNYHPLPVVLDRGEGVFLYDVDGKRYYDFLSGYSAVNQGHCHPVLVQALIDQAQKLTLTSRAFHNDLLGEYAAFITGYFGFDKVLPMNTGVEAVETALKLARRWGYIVKGIPENKAKIIVCANNFHGRTLNVISFSTDPSSRTDFGPFMPGYEVIPYNNLPALEKALQDKNVAGFLLEPIQGEAGVVVPDEGYLAKARQYCEDAQVLFIADEIQTGLARTGKMLACDHENVRPDILILGKALSGGLLPVAAVLANDEIMLTIKPGEHGSTYGGNPLACKVAMAALTVLKTEKMAENAAAMGELLRTELAALASPHISSIRGKGLLNAIVIHHANPEAAWDLCLALKENGLLAKPTHGDKIRFAPPLLITAAQVKESVEIIGRSLEIL from the coding sequence ATGTTACAATCATTCAAGATAAGTGAAAAGACCCGGCATTACCTGGAACTGGAAGAACAATACGGCGCACATAATTACCACCCGCTCCCTGTAGTACTCGACCGCGGGGAAGGTGTATTCCTTTACGACGTAGATGGTAAACGATATTACGATTTCCTGTCCGGCTACTCCGCCGTCAACCAGGGTCACTGCCACCCCGTTCTTGTGCAGGCACTCATTGATCAGGCGCAAAAACTGACACTAACCTCCCGTGCCTTTCACAATGACCTCCTGGGTGAATACGCAGCATTTATCACCGGGTACTTCGGCTTCGACAAAGTCCTCCCCATGAACACCGGTGTGGAAGCTGTCGAAACGGCCCTGAAACTGGCCCGTCGCTGGGGATATATTGTAAAAGGCATCCCTGAAAACAAGGCTAAGATCATTGTATGTGCCAATAATTTCCACGGCCGTACCCTGAACGTCATATCATTCAGCACTGATCCCAGCTCCCGCACTGATTTTGGTCCCTTTATGCCCGGTTATGAAGTGATTCCTTATAATAACCTGCCTGCGCTGGAAAAAGCGCTGCAGGATAAAAACGTGGCTGGCTTCTTACTGGAACCCATCCAGGGCGAAGCCGGCGTAGTGGTGCCTGATGAAGGCTACCTCGCCAAAGCCCGTCAATACTGCGAAGATGCCCAGGTGCTCTTCATTGCAGATGAAATTCAAACCGGCCTTGCACGCACCGGTAAAATGCTGGCATGTGATCATGAAAACGTACGCCCGGATATCCTCATTCTCGGTAAAGCCTTGTCTGGTGGCCTGCTGCCGGTAGCAGCCGTACTGGCCAATGATGAGATTATGCTCACCATCAAACCAGGTGAACACGGTAGCACCTATGGAGGAAACCCGCTTGCCTGCAAGGTGGCCATGGCTGCGCTGACAGTATTGAAAACAGAAAAGATGGCTGAAAATGCAGCGGCCATGGGAGAACTGTTAAGAACAGAACTGGCAGCACTCGCCTCCCCACATATTAGCAGCATCCGGGGGAAAGGACTCCTCAACGCCATTGTCATCCATCACGCAAACCCGGAAGCGGCCTGGGATCTCTGCCTGGCACTGAAAGAAAATGGCCTCCTGGCCAAACCAACGCATGGAGATAAAATCAGGTTTGCGCCACCCTTGCTCATCACCGCCGCACAGGTGAAGGAAAGTGTGGAAATAATAGGGCGTAGTCTGGAGATCTTATAA
- a CDS encoding acyl-CoA-binding protein, with the protein MDLKTQFETAVADSKTLSEKPSNEILLQLYSLYKQATEGDNTAEPPANPFDFVAKAKYQAWEELRGKTSEAAMEEYIQLVTKLKN; encoded by the coding sequence ATGGACCTCAAAACCCAATTCGAAACAGCCGTTGCCGACAGCAAGACATTGTCTGAAAAGCCCTCTAATGAGATCTTATTACAATTATATTCCCTGTATAAGCAGGCTACCGAGGGAGATAATACGGCAGAGCCACCTGCCAATCCTTTTGATTTTGTAGCAAAGGCGAAGTACCAGGCATGGGAGGAATTGAGAGGGAAAACCTCGGAAGCTGCCATGGAAGAATACATCCAACTGGTCACAAAACTAAAAAACTGA
- a CDS encoding DUF6580 family putative transport protein has protein sequence MKKDTREYIMIAVLIFLAIISRVITTNLQLWNFNAIGASALFGGMMIRNKRLAYLLPILTLFLSDLFLQMFTNVQALYGVYIGQLFFVYGAFLLITWIATRIKKADALTILVASIGTGVLFFLITNLGTFVTTNLYPHTLSGLVACYAAGIPFYKQGDLFSSFALNGILGNIFFSAVLFGAWELIRQISFHPKKQLA, from the coding sequence ATGAAGAAAGATACCCGTGAATACATAATGATCGCTGTACTGATCTTCCTGGCTATTATCAGCCGTGTCATCACCACCAATCTCCAGTTATGGAACTTTAACGCCATCGGTGCTTCGGCGCTCTTTGGTGGCATGATGATCCGCAACAAACGCCTGGCTTATCTGTTACCCATCCTTACCCTTTTCCTGAGTGATCTTTTCCTTCAGATGTTCACCAATGTACAGGCCTTATATGGCGTTTACATCGGTCAGCTCTTCTTTGTATACGGCGCATTCCTGCTCATCACCTGGATCGCAACCCGTATTAAAAAAGCAGACGCACTTACCATCCTGGTTGCCAGCATCGGTACGGGTGTTCTTTTCTTTTTAATTACCAACCTTGGTACTTTCGTTACTACCAATTTATATCCGCATACGCTCAGTGGCCTGGTTGCCTGCTATGCAGCCGGTATTCCTTTCTACAAACAGGGAGACCTGTTCAGCAGCTTTGCGCTGAATGGTATTCTCGGTAATATCTTCTTTAGTGCGGTACTGTTTGGTGCATGGGAACTGATCAGGCAGATCTCCTTCCATCCTAAGAAGCAGTTAGCATAA